The following proteins come from a genomic window of Ictalurus furcatus strain D&B chromosome 12, Billie_1.0, whole genome shotgun sequence:
- the LOC128615332 gene encoding beta-2-glycoprotein 1-like produces the protein MRPAFQWLLLLICHAWLITAETTDKVCPRPPEEDGTELSGGQLFFEPGTEVTLSCIQGYSSIGGSRKITCKSNGEWTERQLKCSPKRCPVPEPPTNGNADFNKIVYKSVITYSCNEGYVLVGASSSECLHTGQWSDSTPQCEPVTCGLPPIPPNTKIVYDRHFNGDTVEFGFGGLYECMPPMVLVGDKRATCTADGTWSKPPECKLVVCPVPLQIENGFLSFAELRQHGYNEKVKYGCHSPYILDGPAEVECEETGSWSRIPTCKAPPT, from the exons ATGAGGCCAGCATTTCAGTGGTTGCTGCTGCTTATATGTCACGCGTGGCTGATCACAGCTGAAACAACAGACAAAG tgtgTCCCCGGCCTCCTGAGGAGGATGGCACAGAACTGAGTGGAGGACAGCTATTTTTCGAGCCAGGAACAGAGGTTACACTGTCATGCATACAGGGTTACTCAAGCATCGGAGGGTCACGCAAAATAACCTGCAAAAGTAATGGAGAGTGGACCGAGCGGCAGCTGAAGTGCTCCC CAAAGCGGTGTCCGGTTCCTGAACCGCCAACGAACGGAAACGCGGACTTCAACAAGATTGTTTACAAAAGCGTCATCACATATTCCTGCAATGAAGG atatGTCCTGGTTGGAGCCAGTTCCAGTGAATGCTTACACACAGGCCAGTGGAGTGACTCCACTCCACAGTGTGAAC CTGTTACTTGTGGTCTTCCGCCTATTCCACCTAACACCAAAATCGTGTATGACAGGCATTTCAACGGGGACACCGTAGAGTTCGGTTTTGGAGGGCTTTATGAGTGTATGCCTCCCATGGTTCTCGTTGGTGATAAGAGAGCCACATGCACTGCCGACGGCACATGGTCGAAACCACCAGAGTGCAAGT TGGTAGTGTGCCCTGTGCCCTTACAAATAGAGAATGGCTTTCTGTCATTTGCTGAGCTGCGACAGCATGGGTATAATGAAAAAGTCAAATATGGCTGTCACAGTCCCTACATCCTTGATGGACCTGCCGAGGTTGAATGTGAAGAAACTGGCTCATGGTCTAGAATTCCTACATGTAAAG